In a single window of the Paenibacillus sp. MMS20-IR301 genome:
- a CDS encoding L-fucose isomerase has translation MTANYPKIGIRPTIDGRRRGVRESLEVQTMGMAQRVAAFLQEHLFYPDGSHVECIIADSTIGGVKEAAAAAQKFAGAGVGVSITVTPCWCYGSETMDMDASIPHAVWGFNGTERPGAVYLAAVLSAYAQKGIPAFGIYGEDVQESSSEEIPADVQSKLLQFAKSGLAAAIMKGKSYLSMGSVSMGIAGSIVNEQFFQEYLGMRNEYIDMSEFVRRFEEGIYDPEEFARALAWVKDNCRVGADNNPQHLQLSEEVKEEQWETCVKMALIARDLMTGNPTLAKLGFEEEANGHNALLGGFQGQRQWTDHFPNGDFMETILNSSFDWNGRRAPYMVATENDSLNGVTMLFNYLLTNTAQIFADVRTFWSPAAVKRVTGHELEGAAAGGLLHLINSGSAALDGTGEQSKGGQPAIKPFWEITDEEAAACVAATQFRPASQEYFRGGGFSTDYLTKGGMPVTMARLNLVKGLGPVLQLVEGFTVELPEAVHDTLDQRTDPTWPTTWFAPKLTGKGSFQSVYDVMNNWGANHGAISYGHIGADLITLASILRIPVSMHNVEDSRIFRPRVWSLFGTEDLESADYRACRNFGPLY, from the coding sequence TGCCGATTCAACCATCGGCGGGGTGAAGGAAGCGGCAGCAGCAGCACAGAAATTCGCAGGAGCAGGGGTAGGCGTGTCGATTACGGTAACCCCTTGCTGGTGTTACGGGTCGGAGACGATGGATATGGATGCCTCCATCCCGCATGCGGTCTGGGGATTTAATGGAACGGAGCGCCCCGGGGCGGTATATCTGGCGGCAGTGCTCTCGGCTTATGCGCAAAAGGGCATTCCGGCCTTCGGCATCTACGGTGAGGATGTGCAGGAGTCGAGCAGTGAAGAAATTCCGGCGGATGTGCAGTCCAAGCTGCTGCAATTCGCAAAGTCCGGGCTGGCGGCAGCAATAATGAAAGGGAAATCCTATCTGTCCATGGGCTCGGTCTCGATGGGGATTGCCGGTTCGATCGTGAACGAGCAGTTCTTCCAGGAGTATCTTGGCATGCGCAATGAATATATCGATATGTCTGAATTTGTCCGGAGATTTGAGGAAGGCATCTATGATCCGGAGGAATTCGCGCGCGCACTGGCCTGGGTGAAGGACAACTGCCGGGTTGGCGCGGATAATAACCCGCAGCATCTGCAGCTTAGCGAGGAAGTTAAGGAAGAGCAGTGGGAGACTTGTGTGAAAATGGCGCTGATTGCCCGCGATCTGATGACCGGCAATCCAACGCTTGCGAAGCTGGGCTTCGAGGAAGAGGCGAATGGCCATAATGCACTGCTCGGCGGCTTCCAGGGCCAGCGGCAATGGACAGACCATTTCCCGAACGGGGATTTCATGGAGACGATCCTGAATTCCTCGTTCGACTGGAATGGCAGACGGGCGCCTTATATGGTCGCCACCGAGAATGACAGCCTGAACGGGGTCACCATGCTGTTCAATTATCTGCTGACGAATACGGCGCAGATCTTCGCCGATGTCCGCACCTTCTGGAGTCCGGCTGCTGTGAAACGGGTTACCGGCCATGAGCTGGAGGGAGCTGCGGCGGGCGGTCTGCTGCATCTGATCAATTCCGGTTCAGCCGCGCTGGACGGAACCGGAGAGCAGAGCAAGGGCGGCCAGCCGGCGATCAAGCCGTTCTGGGAGATTACTGACGAAGAGGCAGCTGCCTGTGTGGCGGCGACCCAGTTCCGCCCGGCCTCGCAGGAATATTTCCGCGGGGGCGGCTTCTCCACCGACTATTTGACCAAAGGCGGAATGCCGGTTACTATGGCCCGGCTCAATCTGGTCAAGGGTCTTGGACCCGTGCTTCAGCTGGTTGAAGGCTTCACGGTGGAGCTGCCGGAGGCTGTGCATGATACGCTGGACCAGCGGACCGATCCTACCTGGCCGACCACCTGGTTCGCACCAAAGCTGACCGGCAAAGGCTCGTTCCAGTCCGTCTATGATGTAATGAACAACTGGGGCGCGAACCATGGAGCGATCAGCTACGGGCATATTGGTGCCGATCTGATTACCCTGGCCTCGATCCTGCGCATTCCGGTCAGCATGCATAATGTGGAGGATTCCCGGATATTCCGGCCGCGTGTCTGGTCGCTCTTCGGTACAGAGGATCTGGAAAGCGCCGATTACAGAGCCTGCCGGAACTTCGGGCCGCTCTACTAA